The Mucilaginibacter mallensis genome has a segment encoding these proteins:
- a CDS encoding DUF58 domain-containing protein, giving the protein MKKIFSLFYKNLFLTNRLFTLIGCCVVLFLLAFFFTWLGVIPELLFYTLMALVIIDIFMLYRTHRGVFAKRHAPDRLSNSDDNELGIFIENWYPFNISAGIIDEIPFQFQRRDILFKTFLKPRQRKLINYMLRPTKRGEYEFGDIRVYVQSPLGLIRRRYNIKQAETLAVYPSFLQMRKYELMAISNNLSEIGIKKIRRLGHSMEFEQVKNYVQGDDYRTINWKATARQGNLMTNTYTDEKSQHVYCIIDKSRAMKMPFEGLSLLDYAINASLVLSNVALLKEDKAGLITAGEKIGSVIAADRRPTQINKILEVLYKEKTRYLETNMEMLYATIRSVIKQRSLVVFFTNYESLSALQRQLPFLKRIAKYHLLLVVFFENTELKKISEKPADDVEGIYIKIIAEKFAYDKKLIVKELAKYNIQSILSAPQNLTVNTINRYLEIKAKQKI; this is encoded by the coding sequence GTGAAAAAAATATTCAGCTTATTTTATAAGAACCTGTTTTTAACAAACCGGCTGTTCACCCTGATTGGCTGCTGCGTGGTGCTGTTTTTGCTTGCGTTCTTTTTTACTTGGCTGGGTGTAATACCCGAGCTGCTTTTTTATACGCTGATGGCGCTTGTTATTATTGATATATTCATGCTTTATCGTACTCATCGTGGCGTATTCGCAAAGCGCCATGCACCTGATCGTTTAAGCAACAGCGATGATAATGAACTGGGCATATTTATTGAAAACTGGTACCCTTTTAATATTAGCGCGGGTATAATTGATGAGATACCTTTCCAGTTTCAGCGCCGGGATATTTTATTTAAGACCTTTTTAAAACCACGCCAGCGTAAGTTAATTAACTACATGCTGCGCCCTACCAAACGTGGCGAATATGAGTTTGGTGATATCAGGGTATATGTACAATCGCCATTAGGGTTGATCAGGAGGCGTTATAATATAAAACAGGCGGAAACACTGGCCGTGTACCCATCCTTCCTGCAAATGCGTAAATATGAGCTGATGGCTATCTCCAATAACTTATCAGAGATCGGCATAAAAAAAATACGGCGACTAGGCCATAGCATGGAGTTTGAGCAGGTAAAAAACTATGTACAGGGCGATGATTACCGCACCATCAACTGGAAAGCCACCGCGCGCCAGGGCAACTTAATGACCAATACTTATACCGATGAGAAATCGCAGCATGTATATTGTATCATCGATAAATCAAGGGCCATGAAAATGCCTTTTGAGGGATTGAGTCTGCTGGACTATGCGATTAATGCCAGTCTTGTGCTCTCAAACGTTGCCTTACTAAAAGAAGATAAAGCCGGACTAATTACCGCGGGCGAAAAGATAGGCTCCGTTATAGCTGCCGACCGCCGGCCTACGCAGATCAATAAAATACTGGAAGTGCTATACAAAGAAAAAACCCGCTACCTTGAAACCAATATGGAGATGCTTTACGCAACCATTCGCTCGGTAATTAAGCAGCGCAGTTTGGTAGTGTTTTTCACCAATTATGAGAGTCTATCGGCATTGCAGCGGCAGTTGCCTTTTTTAAAGCGGATAGCCAAATACCACTTATTACTGGTGGTGTTTTTTGAGAACACGGAGCTCAAAAAGATCAGTGAAAAACCGGCTGATGATGTAGAAGGTATCTACATAAAAATTATTGCCGAAAAGTTTGCTTACGATAAAAAACTGATCGTAAAAGAGCTGGCAAAGTATAATATACAATCTATTTTAAGTGCTCCGCAAAATCTTACTGTTAATACTATTAACAGGTATCTGGAGATTAAGGCTAAGCAGAAGATATAG
- a CDS encoding AAA family ATPase has product MMEEDEIFEQRTDLSKLSAAVDQIKTTLAKIIVGQQDSIDLLIAGILADGHILIEGVPGVAKTLTAKLLARSIDAKYSRIQFTPDLMPSDILGTSVFNPKTTDFEFKRGPIFGNIILIDEINRAPAKTQSALFEVMEERQLTIDGHSYKMEEPFIVLATQNPVEHEGTYRLPEAQLDRFLFKIEVKYPSLDEEIAIITQQHQHKTVDQLHDIKPVLSGQEIISLRQQVKAFHVEDKLIVYVAKLINESRNNKSLFLGGSPRASLAIINAAKALAAIRGRDFVTPEDIIYVATPVLRHRIMLTPEKEMEGVTPDDVVAQLIQKIEIPR; this is encoded by the coding sequence ATGATGGAAGAAGACGAAATATTTGAACAAAGAACCGATTTGAGCAAGCTTAGTGCTGCCGTAGATCAGATAAAAACAACCCTTGCAAAAATAATTGTGGGGCAGCAGGACAGCATTGACCTGCTGATAGCAGGCATACTCGCCGATGGGCATATACTAATTGAGGGTGTGCCGGGCGTAGCCAAAACTCTAACGGCCAAACTGCTTGCCAGATCAATTGATGCGAAATACTCGCGCATACAGTTTACGCCAGATCTGATGCCCTCTGACATTTTAGGCACATCGGTATTTAACCCAAAAACAACTGATTTTGAGTTTAAGCGCGGCCCCATCTTCGGCAATATAATTTTGATCGATGAGATAAACCGCGCACCTGCTAAAACGCAATCAGCCTTGTTTGAGGTAATGGAGGAACGCCAGCTAACCATAGACGGGCACAGCTATAAAATGGAAGAACCTTTTATTGTACTCGCTACCCAAAACCCGGTTGAACATGAAGGAACTTATCGCCTGCCAGAAGCACAACTGGACCGTTTCCTGTTTAAGATAGAAGTGAAATATCCATCGCTTGATGAAGAGATCGCTATCATTACCCAGCAACATCAGCATAAAACGGTCGACCAGTTGCATGATATAAAACCGGTATTATCAGGACAGGAGATCATATCGCTTCGCCAGCAGGTTAAGGCCTTTCATGTTGAGGATAAACTGATCGTTTATGTTGCCAAGCTTATAAATGAAAGCCGCAACAATAAATCATTGTTCCTGGGTGGGTCGCCGCGTGCTTCGCTGGCTATTATTAACGCGGCTAAGGCGTTGGCTGCTATCCGCGGGCGCGATTTTGTTACGCCGGAGGATATTATTTACGTAGCTACCCCTGTTTTAAGGCACCGCATTATGCTTACGCCCGAAAAAGAAATGGAAGGCGTTACACCAGATGATGTAGTGGCACAATTGATACAGAAGATTGAAATACCTAGGTAA
- a CDS encoding DUF4350 domain-containing protein, with translation MKGLRAYLIIGGALLIVYLIAEFNRPKPIDWTVSLSSKDKIPYGTYILQDRLNDIFPGDTIVPYRKPVYNVIADDSIKQSSYIIICHDIEFSKPDYNQLEKYLKQGNDVFIAAEDFGTLFEKNLSITTDAENYFKFTRDYGMPVNFVSPYLDPKKTYTAGKGMGDIYFSKFDTTKAVVLGKDIKHKANFIKYAFGKGSLYLLADPKFFSNYSLLKPQGAAYAAAALSFIKSTKKITLDQYYTQGSEENDSPMRVFLSHPELEWAYYIAIFSLIIFVLYEIKRRQRIIPVIEPLGNSTLEFVNVVGQLYYEKRNNDNIAKKQVLYLLSYLRDEYHLKTNKLDKEFIEILTAKLGLTPDFANDFVEYLHYINVQDHINDKELIHLNKLIEQFYIQSR, from the coding sequence ATGAAAGGGTTACGCGCATATCTTATAATTGGCGGGGCATTGCTTATCGTCTATCTTATAGCCGAGTTTAATCGCCCAAAACCTATCGACTGGACAGTGTCATTGAGCAGTAAGGATAAGATACCTTACGGTACCTATATATTGCAAGACCGTCTGAATGATATTTTCCCGGGCGATACCATAGTTCCGTACCGGAAGCCGGTGTATAATGTAATTGCAGACGATTCTATAAAACAATCGTCGTATATTATCATCTGCCATGATATTGAGTTTTCAAAGCCCGATTATAATCAGCTGGAAAAATATTTGAAACAAGGCAATGATGTTTTTATAGCCGCTGAGGATTTCGGCACTTTGTTTGAAAAAAACCTCAGCATTACAACAGACGCCGAAAACTACTTTAAGTTCACCAGGGATTATGGTATGCCGGTAAACTTTGTAAGCCCTTATCTCGACCCTAAAAAAACATATACTGCAGGCAAAGGCATGGGCGATATCTATTTCAGTAAGTTTGATACCACTAAGGCTGTTGTTTTGGGTAAGGATATTAAACATAAAGCTAATTTTATAAAATATGCTTTCGGTAAAGGATCGTTATACCTGTTGGCTGACCCTAAATTTTTCAGCAATTATAGTTTACTGAAACCACAGGGCGCCGCCTATGCCGCTGCGGCTTTATCATTTATAAAAAGTACAAAAAAGATAACCTTGGACCAGTATTATACCCAGGGCAGCGAAGAAAACGATTCGCCGATGCGGGTATTTTTAAGTCACCCGGAATTGGAATGGGCCTATTACATAGCCATTTTTAGCCTGATCATATTTGTGCTGTATGAAATAAAACGCAGGCAGCGCATTATCCCGGTTATTGAGCCGCTCGGCAACTCAACGCTTGAGTTTGTGAATGTTGTTGGCCAGCTTTATTATGAAAAGCGGAATAATGATAACATCGCCAAAAAACAGGTGCTTTACCTGTTAAGCTATCTGCGCGATGAATATCACTTAAAAACCAATAAGCTGGATAAGGAATTTATTGAAATACTAACCGCAAAATTGGGCCTCACCCCTGATTTCGCCAACGACTTTGTGGAGTACCTACATTACATAAACGTGCAGGACCATATTAACGACAAGGAACTCATACACTTAAACAAACTCATTGAACAATTTTATATTCAATCCAGGTAA
- a CDS encoding DUF4129 domain-containing protein, translating into MHRFIATFFAFIIALMFFNMARAGVKKPVIKKVPAQERLDTSKIQVKKFDASAVNKFRADKNFNYNEAQDDTSLWTRFWAWVWDKLFGWIKYTRYGGTILEYVLIAAAVGLLIYVISKSLDIDPIKLWRGEARKIDMPYSESLENIHEISFDSEIEKAIAQNNYRLAVRLLYLKCLKQLSDTQLIQWQIDKTNAAYIHELTDPGQQQTFKLITRQFEYVWYGNFGIDKQAFSTIDALFQDFKKQLP; encoded by the coding sequence ATGCACAGGTTTATTGCAACTTTTTTTGCCTTTATTATCGCCTTAATGTTTTTTAACATGGCCCGTGCCGGTGTTAAAAAACCTGTCATTAAAAAAGTGCCTGCCCAGGAACGTCTTGATACCTCTAAAATCCAGGTAAAGAAATTTGACGCATCGGCTGTAAATAAATTCAGGGCCGATAAGAATTTTAATTATAACGAAGCCCAGGACGACACATCACTATGGACACGTTTTTGGGCATGGGTATGGGATAAATTGTTTGGCTGGATTAAATATACCCGCTATGGGGGCACTATATTGGAATATGTATTAATAGCTGCAGCGGTTGGATTATTGATCTATGTGATATCAAAATCATTAGATATTGACCCCATTAAACTATGGCGTGGCGAAGCAAGAAAAATTGATATGCCTTACAGCGAATCACTGGAGAATATTCATGAAATAAGTTTCGACAGCGAGATAGAAAAAGCCATCGCCCAAAATAATTACCGCCTGGCTGTACGCCTGCTGTATTTAAAATGCCTTAAACAATTAAGCGATACCCAGCTTATACAATGGCAAATTGATAAAACAAATGCAGCCTATATACATGAGCTTACCGACCCCGGGCAACAGCAAACCTTTAAGCTAATAACGCGCCAGTTTGAGTACGTATGGTATGGCAATTTCGGTATTGATAAACAGGCGTTCAGTACTATTGACGCGCTTTTTCAGGACTTTAAAAAGCAATTGCCATGA
- a CDS encoding stage II sporulation protein M, whose amino-acid sequence MREALFIKQNTQRWKDYEKQQASDPDELAESFISITDDLAYAKTFYPKSNTTKYLNGLAAGFHQSIYKNRKEKTNRFITFWKYELPLIFYKHRRQLLYSFLFFVVFSLMGWLSAKYDSTFLRAILGNDYVNMTNENIAKGDPFGVYKQGDSSLMFLMIASNNIKVELLTFVMGIFLSIGTIYELMFNGIMMGSFQYYFFSKGLGLQSVLVIWLHGTLELSSIIIAGGAGLILGNSILFPKTFTRMVSLKNAAKDGLKIGIGLIPIFITAAFIESFLTRRTEMPIWLSGSILLSSLAFIIWYVIVYPAYLNRKLTPKNLNLDEPTY is encoded by the coding sequence ATGCGTGAAGCCCTGTTTATTAAACAAAATACACAAAGGTGGAAAGACTATGAAAAACAACAAGCAAGCGACCCCGATGAGCTTGCCGAATCTTTCATAAGTATTACCGACGATCTTGCGTATGCCAAAACATTTTATCCAAAATCAAATACTACAAAATATTTGAATGGGCTTGCCGCGGGCTTTCATCAATCTATATACAAAAACCGCAAGGAGAAAACCAACAGGTTCATCACTTTCTGGAAGTATGAGCTGCCACTGATATTTTACAAGCACCGCAGGCAATTACTGTATTCTTTTTTATTCTTCGTGGTATTTAGCCTGATGGGGTGGCTATCCGCAAAATATGACAGCACATTTCTGCGGGCCATATTGGGGAACGACTATGTAAACATGACCAATGAGAACATTGCCAAAGGCGACCCATTTGGCGTATATAAACAGGGCGATTCATCATTGATGTTCCTGATGATCGCATCAAACAATATAAAAGTTGAGCTATTAACATTTGTTATGGGTATTTTCCTATCCATCGGCACCATATATGAATTGATGTTCAACGGCATTATGATGGGCTCATTTCAATACTACTTCTTTAGTAAAGGGCTGGGCCTGCAATCAGTATTGGTAATATGGCTGCACGGCACCTTGGAGCTGTCATCCATTATTATAGCAGGCGGGGCCGGGTTGATATTAGGCAACAGCATACTTTTCCCAAAAACATTTACCCGCATGGTATCATTAAAAAATGCGGCAAAAGATGGCCTTAAAATAGGCATCGGCCTTATACCCATATTTATTACGGCAGCATTTATTGAAAGCTTTTTAACACGCCGTACCGAAATGCCCATTTGGTTGAGTGGCAGCATATTATTAAGTTCGCTGGCCTTTATTATTTGGTACGTTATAGTATACCCCGCTTATTTAAACCGAAAACTAACACCTAAAAACCTAAACTTAGATGAACCCACCTATTGA
- a CDS encoding RDD family protein has protein sequence METISVRTTQNIDIDYEIGGLGERILAYIIDCGIFIGLFIVGGIIGAIFSAETFIMVYFIIIGVLYVFYDLLFETFFNGQSLGKRIMKIRVISLNGTRPRFSQYLLRWLFRMVDFGISSGICALISVAVSKKGQRLGDLVAGTAVIKTSPRTKRDNIAFATTDDTYQPVFPQASQLNDKDIELIHEVMSNYFKSGNDMLVYTMADKMREHLSISLPPNMNAMQFLQILIKDYSHISSSSDLLINN, from the coding sequence ATGGAAACTATAAGTGTACGCACCACCCAAAATATTGATATCGATTATGAGATTGGCGGCTTAGGCGAGCGCATATTAGCCTATATAATTGATTGCGGAATATTTATCGGCTTGTTTATTGTTGGCGGCATTATAGGGGCAATATTTTCAGCTGAAACCTTTATTATGGTATATTTTATAATTATTGGTGTGCTGTATGTTTTTTATGATCTGTTGTTCGAAACATTTTTTAACGGGCAAAGCCTCGGCAAACGGATTATGAAAATAAGGGTGATCAGCTTAAACGGGACAAGACCGAGATTTAGCCAATACCTGTTGCGCTGGTTATTCAGGATGGTTGATTTTGGCATTAGCAGTGGTATATGTGCGTTAATTTCGGTAGCGGTATCAAAAAAAGGCCAGCGCCTTGGTGATCTGGTTGCGGGTACAGCGGTGATAAAAACATCTCCACGCACAAAAAGGGATAATATTGCTTTTGCTACTACCGATGATACCTATCAGCCTGTGTTTCCGCAGGCAAGCCAGTTAAACGATAAAGATATTGAGCTGATACATGAAGTAATGAGCAATTACTTTAAATCGGGAAATGATATGCTGGTTTATACCATGGCCGATAAAATGCGGGAGCATCTATCTATTTCCCTGCCGCCGAATATGAACGCTATGCAGTTTTTACAAATCCTGATAAAGGATTACAGCCATATCAGTTCGTCTAGTGATCTGCTGATAAATAACTAA
- a CDS encoding DUF2752 domain-containing protein, with product MTLKRNLYFALTGLLLIALAVIYYLFNPAKYGFFPKCPFHTLTGLDCPGCGSQRAIYSLLHGDLKQALSYNLLLVISLPFLLVQLSYKIRSFIFKRDIRWAILYHPLTPKIIFVIVMIFWIVRNIPATPFSYLSADH from the coding sequence ATGACATTAAAAAGAAACCTGTATTTTGCCTTAACCGGATTGTTATTAATTGCTTTAGCCGTTATATACTATCTGTTTAACCCGGCAAAATATGGGTTTTTCCCAAAATGTCCTTTCCATACACTTACAGGCTTGGATTGCCCCGGCTGTGGTTCGCAACGGGCCATATATAGTCTTTTACACGGCGATCTAAAGCAGGCGCTCTCCTACAATCTTTTATTAGTTATCAGCCTGCCTTTTCTACTGGTACAGCTTTCTTATAAGATCAGGTCGTTCATCTTCAAACGTGATATCCGCTGGGCAATATTGTACCATCCGCTTACGCCTAAAATAATATTTGTTATAGTGATGATCTTCTGGATCGTGCGTAATATCCCGGCAACGCCGTTTAGTTATTTATCAGCAGATCACTAG
- a CDS encoding CD225/dispanin family protein, with protein MDQTTPFDQMPPLRPKNWLVESILVTIFCCLPFGIVGIINAASVNSKYDSGDYAGALYSSQQAGKWTKIGFFTGIAVTVIYLIFVFTVGISSFMPHH; from the coding sequence ATGGATCAAACAACACCTTTCGATCAAATGCCTCCTCTACGCCCGAAAAACTGGCTGGTTGAGTCTATTTTAGTTACCATTTTTTGCTGTCTGCCTTTTGGCATTGTAGGCATTATAAATGCGGCCTCTGTTAATAGTAAATATGATTCCGGGGATTATGCCGGAGCCTTGTATTCTTCGCAGCAAGCCGGAAAGTGGACTAAAATTGGATTTTTTACAGGTATTGCAGTAACGGTAATTTATTTAATTTTTGTTTTTACAGTAGGTATCAGCAGCTTTATGCCGCATCATTAA
- a CDS encoding L-serine ammonia-lyase, which produces MQREQISVFDMFKIGIGPSSSHTLGPWRAAQQFVQLLEQQQALPLVEGIRILLYGSLAKTGKGHGTDIAVLLGLSGDDPVTFDVNAIDTKINDIKTSHKLMLGGTQQISFFTDDDLLFLFNESLPYHPNAVTFQALLMGDKAISATFYSIGGGFVVKEGEQDQSKTEVDLPFPIDTAGNLLHWCMKTGLKISEVVMENELAWRNEDEVRAGALNIFRVMKECMYRGCHTKGNLPGGLNVSRRAANLNKKLIGTNTYSNFDEWVTAIRQTGGGFKNILDWVSCFALSINEENASFGRVVTAPTNGAAGVIPAVLLYYITFCDGYTDDKVIRFMFTASEIGSIFKKGATISAAMGGCQAEIGVSSAMAAAALTECLGGTQRQVLMAAEIAMEHHLGLTCDPIGGLVQVPCIERNTMGAIKAITASQLALQSNPENAKVSLDAVVRTMWQTAQDMNSKYKETSDGGLAINIPLSLPEC; this is translated from the coding sequence ATGCAGAGAGAGCAAATATCCGTATTCGATATGTTTAAGATTGGCATAGGGCCATCAAGTTCGCACACGCTTGGTCCCTGGCGTGCCGCGCAGCAGTTTGTACAATTATTGGAACAGCAGCAGGCCCTGCCTTTGGTTGAAGGGATCAGGATATTGCTATATGGCTCACTGGCAAAAACAGGCAAAGGCCACGGCACTGATATTGCCGTACTACTGGGCCTGAGCGGTGATGACCCGGTAACTTTTGATGTAAACGCGATAGATACTAAAATAAACGACATTAAAACCTCGCATAAATTAATGCTGGGGGGCACGCAGCAGATCAGTTTTTTTACTGATGATGACCTGCTGTTTTTATTTAACGAAAGTTTACCCTATCACCCAAACGCGGTAACCTTTCAGGCATTGTTAATGGGCGATAAGGCTATATCAGCTACCTTTTATTCCATTGGCGGCGGCTTTGTAGTTAAGGAGGGCGAGCAGGATCAATCAAAAACAGAGGTCGACCTGCCTTTTCCTATCGATACTGCAGGCAATTTACTGCACTGGTGCATGAAAACCGGGCTCAAGATATCAGAAGTGGTAATGGAAAATGAGTTGGCCTGGCGCAATGAGGATGAGGTGCGCGCGGGCGCGCTCAATATTTTCAGGGTGATGAAAGAGTGTATGTACCGTGGCTGCCATACTAAGGGCAATTTGCCCGGTGGCTTAAATGTATCGCGTAGGGCGGCTAATCTTAACAAAAAGCTCATCGGCACAAATACTTACAGCAATTTTGATGAATGGGTAACAGCCATACGCCAAACCGGCGGGGGCTTTAAAAATATACTGGATTGGGTAAGTTGCTTCGCCTTGTCCATAAACGAAGAAAACGCCTCGTTCGGCAGGGTGGTTACAGCTCCGACCAATGGCGCAGCAGGGGTAATACCGGCAGTGCTGCTATACTATATAACTTTTTGTGATGGCTATACTGATGATAAGGTGATCCGCTTTATGTTTACTGCATCAGAAATTGGCAGCATATTTAAAAAGGGTGCTACTATATCGGCGGCTATGGGTGGTTGCCAGGCGGAGATTGGCGTATCATCGGCAATGGCTGCTGCTGCTTTAACAGAATGTTTGGGCGGCACACAGCGCCAGGTATTAATGGCTGCCGAAATTGCCATGGAACACCACCTCGGCCTAACCTGCGACCCAATAGGCGGACTTGTGCAGGTGCCTTGTATTGAGCGTAATACCATGGGCGCTATAAAGGCCATAACCGCATCACAACTGGCCCTGCAAAGTAACCCCGAAAATGCCAAGGTAAGTCTGGATGCCGTAGTACGCACCATGTGGCAAACCGCTCAGGATATGAACTCGAAATACAAGGAAACATCTGATGGCGGCCTGGCGATAAATATACCGCTGAGTTTGCCTGAGTGTTAG
- a CDS encoding SGNH/GDSL hydrolase family protein: MTTLSGCKKNEANPYVYTSTDIVNPVKAMTTDSITYLALGDSYTIGQSVSQAESYPYQLTTALSGAGFKTRNPDIIAVTGWTTDELINAIATSPFQTKQYSFVTLLIGVNDQYQGMSQANYTIKFAQVLNTAISYAQGDPNRVFVLSIPDYGVTPFANGNDAVIGPQIDQFNAINAAISAKAGVYYINITAISRQAANDPLLIASDGLHPSGLMYTQWVSMLEPLVATQLNKK, from the coding sequence TTGACTACGCTGTCCGGCTGTAAAAAAAATGAAGCTAACCCTTATGTTTACACGTCAACTGACATCGTTAACCCAGTTAAAGCAATGACCACCGATTCCATTACCTACCTTGCTTTAGGCGATTCTTATACTATAGGCCAATCTGTATCGCAAGCAGAATCATATCCATACCAGTTAACTACTGCATTAAGCGGAGCAGGCTTTAAAACCCGTAATCCGGATATAATTGCAGTAACCGGCTGGACAACCGACGAACTGATAAATGCGATCGCGACCAGTCCGTTTCAAACTAAACAATACAGTTTTGTAACCTTATTAATTGGGGTGAATGATCAGTACCAGGGCATGAGCCAGGCCAATTACACCATAAAATTTGCGCAGGTACTAAATACAGCTATAAGTTATGCCCAAGGTGACCCTAACCGAGTTTTTGTATTATCGATACCAGATTACGGTGTTACGCCATTTGCAAACGGAAATGACGCCGTTATAGGCCCGCAAATAGATCAGTTTAATGCTATCAACGCAGCTATCAGCGCCAAAGCCGGCGTATATTATATTAATATTACGGCAATTTCAAGGCAAGCTGCTAACGACCCTTTGTTAATTGCTTCGGATGGCTTGCACCCGTCGGGCCTGATGTATACGCAATGGGTAAGCATGCTTGAACCATTAGTTGCTACGCAATTGAATAAGAAGTGA
- the lipB gene encoding lipoyl(octanoyl) transferase LipB, protein MKNKKVELIDWGLIDYQQAWDKQEEIFNSTVKLKTEIRNRQVAVTPDALPVEDNDITPNYLIFCEHPHVYTLGKSGKAEHLLLDEQGLKEKNAVYYPVNRGGDITYHGPGQIVSYPILDLDNFFTDIHLYLRTLEEAIILTLADYGLQAGRYPGYTGVWFDADNEKARKICAMGVRCSRWVTMHGLALNVNTNLDYFKNVIPCGIDDKDVTSMERELGRKVDINEVKKILTHHISVLFDMEILI, encoded by the coding sequence ATGAAGAACAAAAAAGTTGAGCTGATAGATTGGGGACTGATAGATTATCAGCAGGCATGGGATAAGCAGGAAGAGATATTTAACAGCACTGTCAAGTTAAAAACGGAGATCCGTAACAGGCAGGTGGCAGTTACGCCGGATGCATTGCCCGTTGAGGACAATGATATAACGCCGAACTATCTTATTTTTTGCGAACACCCGCACGTTTATACCCTGGGCAAAAGCGGTAAGGCCGAACATTTATTACTCGATGAGCAAGGGCTGAAGGAAAAAAATGCCGTTTATTATCCCGTTAACCGCGGCGGCGATATCACCTACCATGGGCCGGGGCAGATAGTAAGCTATCCGATACTGGACCTGGATAACTTCTTCACCGATATACACCTGTATTTAAGAACACTTGAGGAAGCTATAATACTTACCCTTGCCGATTATGGTTTACAGGCAGGGCGTTACCCCGGCTATACCGGTGTTTGGTTTGACGCCGATAACGAAAAAGCCCGAAAGATATGCGCCATGGGTGTGCGCTGTAGCCGCTGGGTTACCATGCATGGCCTGGCACTAAACGTTAATACCAACCTGGATTATTTTAAAAATGTGATCCCCTGTGGTATTGATGATAAAGATGTAACCTCGATGGAGCGCGAGCTGGGAAGAAAAGTTGATATTAATGAAGTAAAAAAAATCCTTACACATCATATTTCCGTATTGTTTGATATGGAGATATTGATATGA
- a CDS encoding 4'-phosphopantetheinyl transferase family protein, protein MAIAYRQRVDDDTEFALWKIEEEADELYNQLQLDADEQAYFEQLSKGKRHLHWLGTRVLLRKMLNTDAFIDCKVDAHGKPYLVNLPFQISMSHSFDYAAVMISKKSPVGIDIELIKEKVERIANKFMRPEEMDFIAADNNRIPQLYVCWCAKEAVYKCYGQKEVSFVNNILLEPFKFAEQGTLQVSLDKEPVKNNYKVEYMQYEDYMIGYVKG, encoded by the coding sequence ATGGCTATAGCATACCGCCAACGGGTTGATGATGACACTGAATTTGCTCTCTGGAAAATAGAGGAAGAAGCAGATGAATTGTATAACCAGTTACAATTAGATGCCGACGAACAGGCTTATTTTGAACAGCTAAGCAAAGGCAAGCGCCACTTGCACTGGCTGGGCACGCGTGTGCTGTTGCGCAAAATGCTGAATACTGACGCTTTTATCGACTGCAAGGTTGACGCGCATGGTAAACCCTACCTGGTTAACCTGCCTTTCCAGATCTCGATGAGTCATTCTTTTGATTACGCCGCGGTAATGATCAGCAAGAAAAGTCCGGTGGGGATTGATATTGAGTTGATAAAGGAAAAGGTGGAGCGCATTGCCAACAAATTTATGCGCCCCGAAGAAATGGATTTTATTGCCGCCGATAATAACCGCATACCGCAGCTATATGTATGCTGGTGCGCCAAGGAGGCGGTTTATAAATGTTACGGACAAAAAGAGGTATCGTTTGTAAACAACATTTTATTGGAGCCATTTAAATTTGCTGAGCAAGGCACATTGCAGGTTTCTCTGGATAAAGAACCGGTAAAAAATAATTACAAGGTTGAATACATGCAGTATGAAGACTACATGATAGGATATGTAAAGGGCTGA